The Urbifossiella limnaea nucleotide sequence GCGGCGCCGCCTTCCCGCTGGAGGAGTTGGAGCACGCGAAGACGCGCGGCGCGAACATCCTCGCGGAAGTGGTCGGGTTCGCGGCGGGCGTCGACCGGCCGCTGGCGGGGCCGGGGTTGGCGCGGGTGATCCGAACCGCGCTGGCCGAGGCCGGCATCCAACCGGCCGACGTGGACCACGTGAACGCGCACGGCGTCGGCGTGCCGGCGCTGGACCGGTTCGAGGCTAACGGCATCGGCGCGGTGTTCGGCAAGGACGTGCCGGTGTTCGCCCCGCTGAGCCGCTTCGGCAACATGGGCGCCGCGTCCGGCGCGGCCGAGCTGGCGTGCAGCCTGCTGGCGCTGAAGCACGGCAGGCTGCCGGGCACGCTGAACCACGCCGCCCCGTACCCGGGCTGCCCCATTACGGTGCACACGGGGTCGCCGCGGCCGGTGACGAAACCCTACGCGGTGAAGGTGAGCGCCACCGACCTGGGCCAGTGCGCCGTGGTGGTGGTGAAGCGTTGGGACGGGGGGGCATGATGCGTCGTCGGGTCGTCATCACCGGGATGGGCGTGATCACCCCGCTGGGGCACACCGTCGCCGAGCTGTTCGCCTCCCAGCTGGAGGGGCGCACGGCCGTGGGTCCGCTCACCCGGTTCGACGCCCGCACCATGCCGACCACGTTCGCGTCCGAGGTGAAGGGCTTCGAGCTCGACAAGTACGTCGACGACCGCGGCCGCTACGCCCACTGCGGCGTCAACACGCAGTTCGCAATCGGCGCCACGAAAGACGCCCTCGCCGACGCCGGCCTCCTCGACGAAGGCACCGGCGACCGCAGCCGCATCGGCGTCTACCTCGGCTCGGGAGAAGGTGCGGAGGACTTTCCCGCGCTCATCAACAGCATCGCGCTGGCCACGGGTCCGAGCGGCAAGGCCGACCCGGCGACGTTCCAGCGGGAAATCCTGCAGGTGCTCAGCCGCGACCGCGAGGCCGAGGTGGAGATGCACACCACCTGCGGCCACCTGGCGCACCTGTTCGCGCTGGACGGCCCCAACTTCGCCTGCCAGACGGCGTGCGCCGCCAGCTCGCAGGCCATCGGCGAAGCCGCGGAACTCATCCGCGCCGGCGACGCCGACGTGATCGCCGCCGGCGGCTCGCACTCGATGCTCCACCCGCTCGGCATCACCGGGTTCAACCGCCTCACGGCGCTGTCGCAGCGGAACGAGTCGCCGCGGACCGCGAGCCGGCCGTTCGACCTGACCCGCGACGGCTTCGTCATCGGCGAGGGCGGCGGCATCGTCGTGCTGGAGGAGTTGGAGCACGCCAGGAAGCGCGGCGCCACGATCTACGCCGAGGTGACCGGCTACGGCACCACCGCCGACGCCTACCGCATGACCGACCCGCACCCGCAGGGGAAGGGCGCCATCCGCGCGATGGCCGACGCCCTGACCGACGCGAAGCTGAAGCCGACGGACATCGGCTACATCAACGCCCACGGCACGAGCACGCAGGCGAACGACTCGGCGGAGACAGCGGCGATCAAGGCCGTGTTCGGCGAGTACGCGTACCAGTTGCCGGTGTCGAGCAGCAAGAGCATGTTGGGCCACCTGATCGCCGCGGCGGGGGTGGTGGAACTGGTGATCTCGGTCATGGCGCTGCGGAAGGGCGTGCTGCCGCCGACGATCAACCTGGAGACGCCGGACCCCGAGTGCGACCTGGATTACATCCCGAACGTGGCCCGCGAGAAGCGCGTGGACCACGTGCTGAGCAACAGCTTCGGCTTCGGCGGGCAGAACATCGCGCTGGTGGTCAGCCGGTTTCGGGACTGATGATTGATGATTGGTGATTTGTGATTGATGAATGATGTGGCACCGTTCCTGTGTCCGGCATTCATCAATCGTCAATCACCAATCATCAACGTGGAGCAGGAGGCTCCCGCGAAGTGACAGCAAGTTAAGCACCGGGAGAAGCCAAGGTGGTCTTTTGGTTGTGGGTCACGCTCGCGGTCGTCGCCACCCCGCCCGTCGCGGTCGGGCTGGGGCTGGCCATGCTGTACCTGTACCTGCGCTGGAAGTACGTCCCGCTCCTCGTCCGCATCTTCCAGGAGAAGCCGCTCTTCATCGTGCCGAAGGGCCAACCCTCCGACGCCGCCGAGCCGGTGGCGTTCCCCGCCGCCGACGGGCTCACCCTCCGCGGCTGCTACGTCCGCACCCCGGCGCCGACCCGCAAGGGCGTCATCCTGTTCGGCCTCGAGTTCGGCTCCGACCGGTGGGCGTGTCGGCAGTACTGCGAGCAACTGGTCGCCGCCGGGTACGACGTGTTCACCTACGAGCCGCGGAACCAGGGCGACAGCGACAAGGACGCCGCCTACGAGCCGCTCCAGTGGGTGACCGATAAGGACACCGCCGACCTGTCCGCGGCCCTGAAGTACCTCCGCGCCCGACCCGACGCCGACCCCGCCGGCATCGGCCTGTTCGGCATCAGCAAGGGCGGCAGCACCGGGTTCGTGGCCGCCGCCGGCGACCGCGGCATCCGGTGCGTCGTCACCGACGGGGCGTACGCGACGTACACGACGCTCGTGCCGTACATGCAGAAGTTCGTCAAGATTTACAGCAGCCGCAGCAACTTGCAAAAGGCGCTGCCGAACTGGTTCTACGGGCTGCTGGGCCTGTCCGGGGTGCGGCGGGTGGGGCGGAACCGCGGGGTGACGTACCCGAGCGTCGAGAAGGCGGTGGGGCGGATGCGGCAGCCGCTGCTGATGATCCACGGCGAGGGCGACACGTACATCAAGCCGGACATGGCGCGGGCGCTGTTCGAGCGGGCGAAGGGCGAGAAGGAGCTGTGGGTGGTGCCGAAGGCGAAGCACAACCAGGCGCTGCACGTCGCCGGCGACGAGTACCACCGCCGCGTGGTCGAGTTCTTCGACCGGCACCTCGCGCGCGTCGACGCGGAGCCGACCGTACCGGCCGGGGCGGACTGACGCCGCGGGAATGACCAATTTCCAATGACCCACCAATGACCAAGAAAGACGTCGCTGGGTTTCCTTGGTCATTGGTGGGTCATTGGTCATTGGTCATTCGGCGGAAATCTCCATGTCGCTGAAGCGCTTCCTGCTCGTCCGCCTCGGCCGCCTCCTCACCTACCCCGTCCGCCGCAAGCTGCGCCACTTCGAGACCGCCTGCCACGACCCGGAAGCCGTGCAGACGGCGCTGCTGTTCCACATCCTCCGCAAGCAGGCCGGCACCGGCTTCGGCCGCGACCACGGCTTCGCCGAAATCCGCACCGTCGCCGACTACCGCCGCAGCGTGCCGATCGCGCCGTACGAGCGCGTCGCCCCGTACATCGAGCGCGTTCAGAAGGGCGAGCTGAACGCGCTGCTCGCCGACCGCGCCGTGCGCCTGTTCGCGCTGACAAGCGGCACCACCGCCAGCCGCAAGCTCATCCCGGTGACCGACGACTACCTCGCGGCGTACCGGCGCGGGTGGAACATGTGGGGCGTGCGGATGTACCGCGACCACCGCGGCCGCCGCATCGCCATGCGGCCGATCATCCAACTCGGCGGCGACCCGGAGGAGTACCGCACCCCGGCCGGCATCCCGTGCGGCAACCTCAGCGGCTACACCGCGATGGTGCAGCGCCGCCTGATCCGCCGCATGTACGCGGTGCCGTACCAGGCCGGCAAGATCAAGGACGCCACCGCCCGCTACTACGTCGCCCTGCGGTTCGCCCTCGGCCGCGACGTGTCGCAGCACGCCGCCGCCAACCCCAGCACGCTCGTGCAACTCGCCCGCACCCTCGACGCCGAGAAGGACCACCTGCTGCGGGATTTGCAGAACGGCACCCTCCGCAGTGACATCGACCTGTCACCGGAGATTCGCGCCGAACTGACGCGCGGGTTGAAGCCGAACCCCGTCCGCGCCCGCGAGCTCGCCGCCGTCGCCGCGAAGATGGGCCGGCTGTACCCGATGGACGTGTGGCCCACCGAAGGCACGATCATCAACACGTGGACCGGCGGCAGCATGGGGCCGTACCTGCGGCAGCTGCCGCGCTACTACGGCGAGCCGCCGGTGCGCGACCTGGGGCTGCTGGCCAGCGAGGGCCGCATGACGATCCCGTTCGCCAACCACACGGCGAGCGGCGTCCTCGACATCTGGTCGCACTACTTCGAGTTCGTGCCGGAAGCCGAGATCGACTCGCCGCAGCCGACGGTGCTCGGCGCCCACGAGCTGCTCCTCGGCCGCAGCTACTACATCCTGCCGACGACGCTGTACGGCCTGTATCGCTACCACATCTCGGACCTGGTCCGCGTCACCGGCTTCTACGGCCAGACGCCCGAGGTCGAGTTCCTGGGGAAGGGCCACCGCTTCGCCAACCTGACGGGCGAGAAGCTGAGCGAGTACCACGTCACGCGGGCGGTGGACGCCGCGGCGGCACGGGTGCCCCAGCCGCTGACGGCGTACACCCTGGCCCCGGTGTGGGACGACGTGCGGCCGTACTACGCGCTGTTCCTGGAGGAGCCGGACGCGGGCGCGGCGCTGCCGGCGTTCCTGGCGGAACTCGACCGCGCACTCGGCGAGGAGAACGTGGAGTACGCGTCGAAGCGGGAGGGGAACCGGCTCGGCCCGGTGCGGGCGGCGCTGCTGCCGGCGGGGGCGTGGGCGGCGTGGGACCGCGCCCGGCTGGCGAGTACCGGCGGCTCGGCGGAGCAGTACAAGCACCCGTGCCTGATCGGCGACCTGTCCTTCCGCGCGTCGATGCCGGTGACGCGCGAGGTGGGGGCGTGACGACGGCCGTCGGCATCCGACAGCCCGGCCAGGGCCGGGTCGGCGACATTGCCGCTTGACGCCGGCCCGTCCGAATGCGACATTTCCAGTACCCGCCGGTCTGCCCTTCCCGCCCCGGAGCCCGCATGTTCCGCCTCGACCTCGGCCGCTCCGGCCCGTACTGCGACGGCCGCACCCGCCGCGACTTCCTCCAACTCGGCGTCGCCGGCATGGCGTCGGTCGGCCTCCCCGCGCTGATGAAGGCGAAGGCCCAGCCGTCGCTGTCCGACCGCAAGAACACGTCGGTCGTTCTCATCTGGCTGGACGGCGGCCCCGGCCACATGGACATGTACGACATGAAGCCCGACGCCCCGGAGGAGTACCGCGGCCTCTGGCGCCCGATCCGCACCCGGGTGCCCGGCTTCGACGTCACCGAGCTCTACCCGAAGCAGGCGAAGATCACCGACAAGTTCTCCGTGGTGCGCAGCCTGCACCACGACACCGGCGACCACTTCGCCGGCGGCCACCGGATGCTCACGGCGAAGGACATGGGCGTCAGCGGCGCCAACACGCCGGGCAAGTTCCCCGGCATCGGCTCGATCGTCAGCCGCGAACTCGGGCCGCGCGTACCCGGCATGCCGGCCTACGTCGGGGCGCCGCACGCCGCGAGCATCGGGCTGGCCCCGGGCTACTTCGGCGGCAACTTCCTCGGCACGCACCACGACCCGTTCCTGACCGGCGACCCGAGCCCGGCCAACTACCAGGTCCGCAACCTCAACCTCGCCGCCGGCCTCACCGTCGAGAAGCTCGACAGCCGCCGCGACCTGCTAGCCCACTTCGACACCGCGCAGCGCAGCCTGGACCGCAACGCGACGGCGCAGGCGATGGACCGCTTCAACCGCGAGGCGCTCGAGTTCGTGATGGGGCCGACGGCGCGGGCGGCGTTCAACATCGGTCGCGAGCCGGTCGGCCTCCGCGACCGCTACGGCCGCAACGGCCTCGGCCAGAGCTGCCTCCTGGCGCGCCGACTCGTCGAGGCGGGTTCGACGTTCGTGACCGTCCACTCCGGCGGCTGGGACCACCACTGGGACTTGAAGGCGAGCTACGAACGGATGCTGCCGCAGGTGGACGCCGCGGTGGCGACGCTGTTCGAGGACCTGGACGACCGCGGGCTGCTGGACACGACGCTGGTGGTGCTGTGCGGCGAGTTCGGGCGGACGCCGAAGATGAACGACGGCGGCAACGGCGGCCCGCCGCGCAGCCAGGGGACGCCCGGCCGCGACCACTGGGGCAACGCCTTCTTCTGCCTCATGGGCGGCGGCGGCGTGAAGGGCGGCCAGCTGGTCGGCTCGACCGACCGGCTCGGTCAGCGGCCGCACACCCGGGCGGTGACGCCGTCGAACATCCACGCCACGATCTATCAGGTGTTAGGGATCGACCCGAAGCTGATGCTGCTGGACCCGAGCGGCCGGCCGGTGAACGTGCTCGACGACCCCGAGCCGATCCACGAGCTGTTCTGAGCCGCGGGGCGACGCTCGGGTGGGGTTCATTGTGTGCACGCGACCCCCCCGGGGGGTCGAGGCACGCATTGAGTCAAATACACAAATTATCGCTGGGACGACAGGCAGGCGGAAGCCACGTCGGAGCAACGGGTTACGCCGGCACCACGACCGCCTCCGCCGTCACCGCACCGTCGCGTCCGGCGGCAGCGCCAGCGTCGTGCCCGCGGGAACCATCTCCGGCGTCACGCCGCCGTTCAGGTCGTAAATCTCCCGCCACCGCGCCCGCGAGCCGAGCGTCTGCTGCGCTACCGCGTCCAGCGACATCCCGCCCGCCGGCACCACGAACCGCTTCGTGCCGCCGGCGCGGAACGCCGGCGCCGGGTCGGTCGCGGTCGGCGGCTGGAACCCGCCGGTCGTGCCGACGAGCTGCCCGTGCCGCTGCCGCAGCACGTGGACCGGCGGCACCTCCACCGCCTGGCCGCCGGTCAGCGGCCGGTTGCGGTTGAACGCCGCCAGCGCCCCCGCGTACCGGGCGTCGTTGTAGAACGCCTTGCTGATCGACTCGTAACTGTCGCCCGCCTTCGGCTCGTGCAGGTCCACGTCGAACGTGGTCTGCGGCGCCCGGTCGGTGATTGCCGGCGACCGCACCCCGGCCGCGGGCGTCACCGTCGGCGGCAGCGCCGCGGGCGCCGGCGTGAGGTTCGGCGTCGGCGTCAGGTTCGGAACCGCAGCTGGTGGCGTGGGCGTGAGGGTGGGCGCCGGCACGAGCGGCGTCGGCGTGACTGGCGCGCCGGACACCGGCGCGTTCGGCACTGCCGGCGTCAGCGGCGGCGCGTTCGGCACCGTCGGCGTCAGCGGCGGCGCAGTCGGAAGGGACGGCGTGAGCGGGGGCGCGCTCGGCACCGTCGGCGTCAGCGGCGGCGCGTTCGGCACCGTCGGCGTCAGCGGCGGGGCGCTCGGCACCGTCGGCGTCAGCGGCGGGGCGCTCGGCAGCGGCGGCGCCGTCGGCACAAGAGCCGGCGTCGTGGGCGGCACCACCGACGGCGCCGCGGGGAGCCCGACCGGCGCGGCCGGGGCCGACGGCAGCGGCGGCAGTTCCACCTTCGTGACGGCGGGCGGCGCGGCCGGACCCTGCGGTGCCGTCGGGAACGACTTCGGATCGATGCCGGCGACCGGAACGACGGCCGGCGGCAGCGGCGGGGCTGCCGGCACCACCGGCGTGGTGCGCGCCGCCCCGGGGGCGGTGAACTCGGCGGGCGTCACGAGTGGCGGCGACGGCAACTGCGGCACGTCTTGCGTCACGCGCGGCGGGTAGGGCGGCAGCGCGGCCGGCACCGCGGGCACCTGCGGCGCCGCCGGGTACAGCTGCGGCGCGGCCGGCAGCGGCACCGCGGCCGCGGGCGTCGGCGGGACGACCGGCGCCGGGCCGCGGCCGGACTCGACCGGCAGGAGCGGCACCGCCGCGGGGAGTTGCTGGGTCTGCGCCGGCACGCCCGGCGGGCCGAACGGCACCGCCGGCGGCTCGGCCTTCGCCTTCGCCGTCTCCGGCGTGGGCGTCGCCTTCGCCGTCTCCGGCGTGGTCAGCTTCTCGGTCGGCCGGTCGGGCGCGACGGGGGCGCCGTACTTCACCACCGCGACGCCGGCGCACAGGCTCAGCCCCGCGACCGCGGCGCCGATCGCCTGCTTCTTCGTGAACGACTTCACCCAGCCGAGCAGGCCGAACGGCGCGGCCGCGTCGGCCTTCGCCTCGGGCTTCGCTTCGGGCTTCGGGGCCGCCGGCTTCGGGGCCGCCGGCTTCGCCGCGGCGGGCAGGTCAACCGCGATCGGGTCCATCCGTGCCCCTCGTCTTCAGGGTTGGGTCGGCTCCCGCGCCGCGACCCGCAGCTTGGCGCTGCGCGACCGCGGGTTGCGGGCCAGTTCCTCGGCGTCCGCCTCGACCGG carries:
- a CDS encoding beta-ketoacyl-[acyl-carrier-protein] synthase family protein yields the protein MRRRVVITGMGVITPLGHTVAELFASQLEGRTAVGPLTRFDARTMPTTFASEVKGFELDKYVDDRGRYAHCGVNTQFAIGATKDALADAGLLDEGTGDRSRIGVYLGSGEGAEDFPALINSIALATGPSGKADPATFQREILQVLSRDREAEVEMHTTCGHLAHLFALDGPNFACQTACAASSQAIGEAAELIRAGDADVIAAGGSHSMLHPLGITGFNRLTALSQRNESPRTASRPFDLTRDGFVIGEGGGIVVLEELEHARKRGATIYAEVTGYGTTADAYRMTDPHPQGKGAIRAMADALTDAKLKPTDIGYINAHGTSTQANDSAETAAIKAVFGEYAYQLPVSSSKSMLGHLIAAAGVVELVISVMALRKGVLPPTINLETPDPECDLDYIPNVAREKRVDHVLSNSFGFGGQNIALVVSRFRD
- a CDS encoding alpha/beta hydrolase, encoding MVFWLWVTLAVVATPPVAVGLGLAMLYLYLRWKYVPLLVRIFQEKPLFIVPKGQPSDAAEPVAFPAADGLTLRGCYVRTPAPTRKGVILFGLEFGSDRWACRQYCEQLVAAGYDVFTYEPRNQGDSDKDAAYEPLQWVTDKDTADLSAALKYLRARPDADPAGIGLFGISKGGSTGFVAAAGDRGIRCVVTDGAYATYTTLVPYMQKFVKIYSSRSNLQKALPNWFYGLLGLSGVRRVGRNRGVTYPSVEKAVGRMRQPLLMIHGEGDTYIKPDMARALFERAKGEKELWVVPKAKHNQALHVAGDEYHRRVVEFFDRHLARVDAEPTVPAGAD
- a CDS encoding GH3 auxin-responsive promoter family protein, with the translated sequence MSLKRFLLVRLGRLLTYPVRRKLRHFETACHDPEAVQTALLFHILRKQAGTGFGRDHGFAEIRTVADYRRSVPIAPYERVAPYIERVQKGELNALLADRAVRLFALTSGTTASRKLIPVTDDYLAAYRRGWNMWGVRMYRDHRGRRIAMRPIIQLGGDPEEYRTPAGIPCGNLSGYTAMVQRRLIRRMYAVPYQAGKIKDATARYYVALRFALGRDVSQHAAANPSTLVQLARTLDAEKDHLLRDLQNGTLRSDIDLSPEIRAELTRGLKPNPVRARELAAVAAKMGRLYPMDVWPTEGTIINTWTGGSMGPYLRQLPRYYGEPPVRDLGLLASEGRMTIPFANHTASGVLDIWSHYFEFVPEAEIDSPQPTVLGAHELLLGRSYYILPTTLYGLYRYHISDLVRVTGFYGQTPEVEFLGKGHRFANLTGEKLSEYHVTRAVDAAAARVPQPLTAYTLAPVWDDVRPYYALFLEEPDAGAALPAFLAELDRALGEENVEYASKREGNRLGPVRAALLPAGAWAAWDRARLASTGGSAEQYKHPCLIGDLSFRASMPVTREVGA
- a CDS encoding DUF1501 domain-containing protein; protein product: MFRLDLGRSGPYCDGRTRRDFLQLGVAGMASVGLPALMKAKAQPSLSDRKNTSVVLIWLDGGPGHMDMYDMKPDAPEEYRGLWRPIRTRVPGFDVTELYPKQAKITDKFSVVRSLHHDTGDHFAGGHRMLTAKDMGVSGANTPGKFPGIGSIVSRELGPRVPGMPAYVGAPHAASIGLAPGYFGGNFLGTHHDPFLTGDPSPANYQVRNLNLAAGLTVEKLDSRRDLLAHFDTAQRSLDRNATAQAMDRFNREALEFVMGPTARAAFNIGREPVGLRDRYGRNGLGQSCLLARRLVEAGSTFVTVHSGGWDHHWDLKASYERMLPQVDAAVATLFEDLDDRGLLDTTLVVLCGEFGRTPKMNDGGNGGPPRSQGTPGRDHWGNAFFCLMGGGGVKGGQLVGSTDRLGQRPHTRAVTPSNIHATIYQVLGIDPKLMLLDPSGRPVNVLDDPEPIHELF